One Phoenix dactylifera cultivar Barhee BC4 chromosome 14, palm_55x_up_171113_PBpolish2nd_filt_p, whole genome shotgun sequence DNA window includes the following coding sequences:
- the LOC103714607 gene encoding fructokinase-1-like has product MAIANGTAEGFVVSFGEMIIDFVPTVAGVSLAEAPGFVKAPGGAPANAAIAVARLGGHVAFIGKLGADEFGFMLAAILKDNGVNDKGVVFDDTARTGLSFVTLRNDGERDFMFYRNPSADMLLRESELNLDLVRRATIFHYGSISLIEEPCRSTQLAAMEIAKKAGALLSFDPNLRLRLWESPKDAQALIMRIWKQSNIIKVSDAEVEFLTNKDAVEDDAVMSLWHPELKLLLVTLGGKGCKYYTKDFRGTVKGIAVKPVDTTGAGDAFVGAMLRKIADDQSTLQDEKKLTEVLRFANACGAITTTKRGAIPALPKEAEVLELLERD; this is encoded by the exons ATGGCCATCGCCAACGGCACCGCCGAGGGCTTCGTGGTGAGCTTCGGCGAGATGATCATCGACTTCGTGCCGACGGTGGCTGGCGTGTCGCTGGCCGAGGCCCCGGGGTTCGTGAAGGCCCCCGGCGGCGCCCCGGCCAACGCCGCGATCGCGGTGGCCAGGCTTGGCGGCCATGTGGCCTTCATCGGGAAGCTCGGCGCCGACGAGTTCGGGTTCATGCTGGCCGCGATCCTCAAGGATAATGGGGTCAATGATAAGGGCGTGGTCTTCGACGACACCGCGAGGACGGGTCTCTCCTTTGTGACGCTTCGGAACGACGGCGAGCGTGACTTCATGTTCTACCGCAATCCAAGCGCCGACATGCTGCTTAGAGAATCCGAGCTCAATCTAGATCTCGTTAGAAGG GCTACAATTTTTCACTATGGATCGATAAGCCTGATTGAAGAGCCTTGCCGGTCGACTCAGTTGGCGGCGATGGAGATAGCAAAGAAGGCAGGGGCATTGCTCTCTTTCGACCCAAATCTCCGTCTACGACTCTGGGAATCCCCAAAGGATGCACAGGCTCTTATCATGAGGATTTGGAAGCAATCCAACATCATTAAGGTCAGTGATGCCGAGGTTGAGTTCCTGACCAACAAGGACGCAGTCGAAGATGATGCTGTTATGAGCCTGTGGCACCCGGAATTGAAGCTTTTGCTGGTGACTCTTGGGGGGAAGGGATGCAAATACTACACCAAG GACTTTCGAGGGACTGTCAAAGGGATTGCTGTGAAGCCAGTCGATACGACGGGGGCCGGCGATGCATTCGTCGGTGCAATGCTTAGAAAGATCGCTGAtgaccaatctacactgcaa GATGAGAAGAAACTGACGGAAGTGCTGAGATTTGCCAATGCCTGTGGAGCTATAACGACAACCAAGAGAGGAGCGATTCCTGCTTTGCCCAAGGAAGCTGAAGTCCTGGAGTTGCTGGAGAGAGATTAG